A genomic region of Acidobacteriota bacterium contains the following coding sequences:
- the rpoD gene encoding RNA polymerase sigma factor RpoD, with amino-acid sequence MADYDEKEDLMDRLVALGKRKKFLSLDELHRQIPENMMSADDLEDVLERLEGANISVAETDAQLLERASTIVLDDDEEEEAVEEDDIDLDLSAGALDKSNDPVRLYLREMGIVPLLNREGEVVIAKRIERGQIKTHKAISRSPIAVERLLKIGDDLAAGKASIRETVVFSEQADISVEEDKAEEYMRWTLEGIGNIRQNFQVALKTWVNLIAEQKKVGDKKTKKLLNLRRQTARLRLDIAQEIKHLKLTERAMQVLISSIRKVVEDIRKYERIIARSEEKLEKKPATAQKKELLATIEDARSILTAIEEKYHLPIVEIKRSFKIISVGEFDTNKAKRELVEANLRLVVSIAKKYTNRGLQFLDLIQEGNIGLMKAVDKFEWRRGYKFSTYATWWIRQAITRAIADQARTIRIPVHMIETINKLIRTSRLLVQELGREPTSEEIAKRMDIPVSKVRKVLKIAQEPISLETPIGEEEDSHLGDFIEDRSILNPAESVTFSNLREITDEVLATLTPREEKVIKMRFGLGNTDSEHTLEEVGQHFAVTRERIRQIEAKALRKLRHPSRSRRLKAFLEGKQS; translated from the coding sequence ATGGCTGATTACGACGAAAAAGAAGACTTGATGGATCGCTTGGTTGCCCTCGGCAAGCGAAAGAAATTTTTGAGCCTCGATGAACTTCATCGACAGATCCCTGAAAACATGATGTCGGCCGACGACCTCGAAGATGTTCTGGAACGCCTCGAGGGTGCCAACATCTCGGTGGCCGAGACCGACGCTCAGCTACTCGAACGAGCCTCGACGATCGTCCTCGACGATGACGAAGAGGAAGAAGCTGTCGAAGAAGACGATATCGATCTCGACCTCTCGGCCGGTGCCTTAGACAAATCGAACGATCCCGTTCGGCTTTATCTCCGCGAAATGGGCATCGTTCCTTTGCTGAACCGCGAAGGCGAGGTCGTCATCGCAAAACGCATTGAGCGCGGACAGATCAAAACGCACAAAGCGATCTCACGTTCGCCAATTGCGGTCGAGCGCCTACTCAAGATCGGTGACGATCTCGCCGCCGGCAAAGCCAGCATTCGTGAGACCGTAGTTTTCTCTGAGCAAGCCGATATTTCGGTCGAGGAAGATAAGGCCGAAGAGTACATGCGTTGGACGCTTGAGGGAATTGGCAATATTCGCCAGAACTTTCAGGTCGCCCTCAAGACATGGGTCAACCTGATCGCTGAGCAAAAAAAGGTCGGTGACAAAAAGACCAAAAAGCTGCTTAATCTGCGTCGCCAGACCGCTCGTCTACGGCTCGACATCGCTCAAGAGATAAAACATCTCAAGCTGACAGAGCGTGCGATGCAAGTGCTGATCTCGTCGATCCGTAAGGTTGTCGAAGATATCCGCAAATATGAGCGGATCATCGCAAGATCGGAAGAAAAGCTTGAAAAGAAACCTGCTACGGCACAGAAGAAAGAACTTCTTGCCACGATCGAGGATGCCCGTTCGATTTTGACCGCGATCGAAGAGAAATACCACTTGCCGATCGTTGAGATCAAACGATCGTTCAAGATCATTAGCGTCGGCGAGTTCGACACAAACAAAGCGAAACGAGAACTTGTCGAAGCCAATCTCCGTCTAGTCGTTTCGATCGCTAAGAAATACACTAACCGCGGGCTTCAGTTCCTTGATCTCATTCAGGAAGGAAACATTGGTTTGATGAAGGCAGTCGATAAATTCGAATGGCGTCGCGGATATAAGTTCTCGACCTACGCAACATGGTGGATCCGTCAGGCCATCACGCGTGCCATCGCTGACCAGGCCCGCACGATCCGAATTCCGGTTCACATGATCGAGACGATCAACAAGCTTATTCGCACTTCGCGTCTGCTGGTACAGGAACTTGGCCGCGAACCAACGAGTGAAGAGATCGCAAAACGCATGGATATTCCGGTCTCAAAGGTACGCAAGGTCCTGAAAATTGCCCAGGAACCGATCTCGCTTGAAACACCTATCGGCGAAGAGGAAGATTCGCATCTCGGCGATTTTATCGAGGACCGCTCGATACTGAATCCGGCTGAGTCCGTGACCTTCTCTAATCTGCGTGAGATCACCGACGAGGTTCTCGCTACACTCACACCGCGTGAGGAAAAGGTCATCAAGATGCGTTTCGGCCTTGGAAATACGGATTCGGAACACACGCTAGAAGAGGTCGGCCAGCACTTTGCGGTCACACGCGAACGAATTCGTCAGATCGAGGCCAAGGCTCTGCGAAAGCTCCGACATCCGTCGCGGTCGCGACGGTTGAAGGCCTTTCTCGAAGGGAAACAGTCATAA
- a CDS encoding response regulator transcription factor: MQAAAEKTVTIAIVEDIRDIREGLMTLINFTDGFACNGSYRSMEEAIPKIKGNVPDVLLSDIGLPGMNGIDGIRILKDLYPGMTVLMLTVYDDDERIFDAICAGANGYLLKRTAPAKLLENIREAVDGGAPMSPEVASRVIKLFRETRPPERVDYDLTPHETRLLKLLVDGHNYTTAAEELNVSFNTIKFHMRHVYEKLQVHSKSEAVSLALKNRIV; this comes from the coding sequence ATGCAGGCAGCAGCAGAAAAGACAGTTACTATCGCGATCGTCGAAGACATCCGCGACATTCGCGAAGGACTGATGACGCTGATCAACTTTACCGACGGATTTGCCTGCAATGGCAGTTACCGCTCGATGGAGGAGGCTATCCCAAAGATCAAAGGCAACGTTCCCGACGTGCTGTTAAGCGACATCGGCTTGCCGGGCATGAACGGAATAGACGGAATTCGGATCCTCAAGGATCTATATCCGGGCATGACAGTTCTAATGCTCACCGTCTACGACGATGACGAGCGCATATTCGATGCTATCTGCGCCGGAGCCAACGGCTATTTGTTAAAGCGTACGGCCCCGGCAAAGCTGCTCGAGAACATTCGCGAAGCGGTCGATGGCGGTGCACCAATGTCCCCTGAGGTCGCCAGCCGAGTTATCAAACTCTTCCGCGAGACCCGTCCGCCGGAGAGGGTCGATTACGATCTAACTCCGCACGAAACGCGTCTGCTGAAGCTGCTCGTTGACGGCCACAATTACACAACAGCGGCAGAGGAGTTGAACGTCAGCTTTAACACTATCAAATTCCACATGCGTCACGTTTACGAAAAGCTGCAGGTCCACTCCAAGAGCGAAGCCGTCTCACTGGCCCTGAAGAACCGCATAGTTTAG